From the Streptococcus oralis ATCC 35037 genome, one window contains:
- a CDS encoding ABC transporter permease, translating to MKNMTSLMKVEIILMKRQAVYYLLSIGLPSVFYLIFSGMMSGSDIPEIALQAYLFAMTLFSIMSSAFFSIPSTLESDKTNNWQKLIQHSPVSMVEYYVSKLFSTLLTFLLSITVVFSVGHFVRGVTLPWLDWMVIGAILLIGSVVFISMGVLVSLLPSAQLMTVVGNIAYIALAVLGGLWFPLDSFPEWLQSIGKLTPTYQLMQVVSTYLEHHEFNILSALVVLGYTVFFGVLVIQLKKRIEVK from the coding sequence ATGAAAAATATGACAAGTCTCATGAAAGTGGAAATCATTCTGATGAAACGGCAAGCAGTCTACTACTTGCTATCCATCGGACTTCCAAGTGTGTTTTACCTTATCTTTTCTGGTATGATGTCAGGGTCAGATATTCCAGAAATTGCTCTTCAAGCCTATCTTTTTGCCATGACGCTCTTTAGTATCATGTCAAGTGCTTTTTTCAGTATCCCAAGCACACTCGAGTCTGATAAGACAAACAACTGGCAAAAATTGATTCAACATTCTCCCGTATCTATGGTAGAATATTATGTATCAAAACTGTTCAGTACCCTACTGACTTTCTTGTTATCAATTACAGTTGTCTTTTCAGTTGGTCATTTTGTCCGTGGAGTGACTCTGCCTTGGCTTGACTGGATGGTAATTGGTGCTATTTTGCTGATCGGAAGCGTGGTCTTTATCAGCATGGGGGTCTTGGTGAGCTTGCTACCCAGTGCTCAACTGATGACGGTTGTTGGAAATATTGCCTATATTGCTTTGGCTGTTCTAGGTGGACTGTGGTTCCCCTTGGATTCCTTCCCAGAATGGCTCCAATCTATTGGAAAGCTGACTCCAACCTATCAACTGATGCAGGTCGTCTCTACTTATTTGGAACACCATGAATTTAATATTCTTTCTGCCTTGGTTGTGCTAGGCTATACAGTTTTCTTTGGTGTACTGGTAATCCAGCTGAAAAAAAGGATTGAGGTAAAATAA
- a CDS encoding sensor histidine kinase produces MLEKFKNIHYMFHISIVFIIFPIAGVIVGDYPLLTLLWTLLFVLAFYSVLISQNRTVQWLAWWSMLVYIFYTSVWLSSGFTWFIFYLSNLLIYELDEISFHSWRFVSFIVLQPFILTGIYMVNHVSPWQLLFFLVTFIFSDAMTFGLYRIRLSEDIKEEKRKQNAKLNLFLAENERSRIGQDLHDSLGHTFAMLSVKTDLALQLLQMQAYPQVEKELKEIHQISKESMNEVRTIIENLKTRTLASEFATVKKMLEIAGIETEINHQLDTASLTQELESTASMILLELVTNIIKHAKASKAYLKLERTEKELILTVRDDGCGFASLKGDELHTVRDRVLPFSGEVKVISQKHPTEVQVRLPYKERN; encoded by the coding sequence ATGTTGGAAAAATTTAAAAACATTCATTATATGTTTCATATTTCAATTGTGTTTATCATCTTTCCTATAGCGGGTGTCATCGTTGGAGATTACCCGCTTTTAACCTTGCTATGGACCCTACTATTTGTACTTGCCTTCTATTCGGTTTTAATCAGTCAGAATCGCACCGTGCAGTGGCTAGCATGGTGGTCCATGCTTGTCTACATTTTTTATACATCTGTTTGGCTAAGTTCAGGTTTCACATGGTTTATCTTTTATTTATCCAATCTCCTTATTTATGAGCTGGATGAGATTTCTTTTCACTCTTGGCGTTTTGTCAGTTTTATTGTCCTGCAACCATTTATTCTGACCGGAATCTATATGGTCAATCATGTTAGTCCCTGGCAGCTACTCTTTTTCTTGGTGACCTTTATCTTTTCCGATGCAATGACCTTTGGTCTTTATCGAATTCGATTGTCGGAGGACATAAAAGAAGAAAAGAGAAAGCAAAATGCTAAGCTTAATCTTTTCTTGGCTGAAAACGAACGCAGTCGTATCGGTCAGGATCTTCATGACAGTCTAGGCCATACCTTTGCCATGTTGAGTGTGAAGACAGATCTTGCCCTCCAGCTTCTTCAAATGCAGGCCTATCCTCAAGTGGAAAAAGAATTAAAAGAAATTCATCAGATCAGTAAAGAATCCATGAATGAAGTTCGTACAATTATCGAAAATCTTAAAACAAGAACCCTTGCTTCCGAATTTGCGACTGTTAAAAAAATGCTGGAAATTGCAGGAATTGAAACGGAAATCAATCACCAACTAGATACAGCTAGCCTAACTCAGGAATTAGAATCAACGGCCTCCATGATTTTGCTTGAATTGGTGACCAACATCATCAAACATGCCAAAGCATCGAAAGCTTACTTGAAATTAGAACGCACAGAGAAAGAGCTCATTCTAACAGTGAGAGACGATGGCTGTGGCTTTGCTTCTCTAAAAGGGGATGAGCTCCATACCGTTCGAGACCGTGTCCTTCCTTTTTCAGGAGAAGTAAAAGTGATCAGTCAGAAACATCCGACTGAAGTGCAGGTTCGACTACCTTACAAGGAGAGAAACTAA
- a CDS encoding response regulator transcription factor translates to MKLLVAEDQSMLRDAMCQLLTFQTDVESVLQAKDGQEAIQLLEKEPVDIAILDVEMPVKTGLEVLEWIRAEKLETKVVVVTTFKRPGYFERAVKAGVDAYVLKERSIADLMQTLHTVLEGRKEYSPELMEVVMTHPNPLTEQEIAVLKGIAQGLSNQEIADQLYLSNGTVRNYVTNILSKLDAGNRTEAANIAKESGWL, encoded by the coding sequence ATGAAACTACTTGTTGCAGAAGATCAAAGTATGTTGCGAGATGCTATGTGCCAGTTGCTTACCTTTCAAACAGATGTAGAGTCTGTACTACAAGCCAAGGATGGCCAAGAAGCAATCCAACTTTTAGAAAAGGAGCCCGTAGATATCGCCATTCTTGACGTAGAAATGCCTGTTAAGACAGGCCTCGAAGTCTTGGAGTGGATACGAGCAGAAAAGCTAGAAACAAAGGTAGTTGTAGTAACGACCTTCAAACGCCCCGGCTATTTTGAACGTGCGGTCAAGGCTGGAGTGGATGCTTATGTCTTGAAAGAAAGAAGCATTGCAGACCTCATGCAAACCTTGCACACTGTTCTTGAAGGACGTAAGGAATACTCGCCTGAATTGATGGAAGTGGTGATGACACACCCCAATCCGTTAACAGAGCAAGAAATCGCTGTTTTAAAGGGAATCGCTCAGGGCTTGTCTAATCAAGAAATCGCAGATCAGCTTTATCTATCAAATGGAACCGTCCGAAACTATGTCACCAATATTCTTTCGAAACTAGATGCTGGTAATCGAACAGAGGCAGCCAACATTGCAAAAGAATCTGGTTGGCTTTGA
- a CDS encoding ABC transporter ATP-binding protein: protein MTVIKVEKLSKKIKDKEILRNISFEINDGECVALIGPNGAGKTTLIDCLLGDKFVSSGQIAIQGFAPTDPRLKQLISILPQENTVVQDLKVKELLSFFQSIYPNCLSNQEIDDLLRFSDKQKNQLAGKLSGGQKRLFSFVLALIGRPKILFLDEPTAAMDTSTRQHFWEIVNQLKKNGITIVYSSHYIEEVEHTADRILVLHKGELIRDTTPYAMRGEEQEKHFTVPLTYQEVISTLDQIQGLEIKQNALSFTTKEASQVWKVLQEQGCMIEEIEVRNRTLLDSIFETTQD, encoded by the coding sequence ATGACTGTGATTAAAGTTGAGAAATTGAGTAAGAAAATAAAAGACAAGGAGATCTTGCGGAACATCTCCTTTGAAATCAACGATGGTGAATGTGTCGCCTTGATCGGACCTAACGGAGCAGGTAAGACGACCTTGATTGATTGCCTCTTGGGCGACAAGTTCGTGAGCTCAGGTCAGATAGCTATTCAAGGCTTTGCACCAACAGATCCTCGATTAAAGCAGCTTATTTCTATCTTACCTCAAGAAAATACGGTGGTTCAAGACTTGAAAGTGAAAGAACTCTTATCCTTCTTTCAATCAATCTATCCAAACTGTCTCTCGAATCAAGAAATTGATGACTTGCTGAGATTTTCGGACAAACAGAAAAATCAGCTAGCGGGCAAGTTGTCTGGTGGGCAAAAACGTTTGTTCTCTTTCGTGTTGGCACTAATAGGTCGTCCGAAAATTCTATTTTTGGACGAACCAACTGCTGCCATGGATACCTCGACACGTCAGCATTTTTGGGAAATTGTCAATCAGTTAAAGAAAAATGGTATCACCATTGTCTACTCTTCTCACTATATCGAAGAGGTAGAACATACGGCTGACCGCATTTTGGTCCTCCACAAGGGTGAATTGATCCGGGATACGACACCTTATGCCATGCGTGGTGAAGAACAAGAAAAACATTTTACGGTACCACTAACTTATCAGGAAGTTATCAGCACTTTGGACCAGATTCAAGGGCTTGAAATCAAGCAAAATGCTCTTTCCTTCACAACCAAAGAAGCCAGCCAGGTATGGAAAGTCTTGCAAGAACAGGGCTGCATGATCGAAGAAATTGAAGTTCGCAATCGAACTCTCTTAGACAGTATCTTCGAAACGACTCAAGACTAA